The DNA window CTTTGCTGTGACGCAATATATTGGTCGTTAGTTCGATTAAAATCATAACCAGCGCGGTTTCGGCCAGCGGGTTAAAGTCGGGAATCGGTCCTTGCACTGTCACATTAAAACCTTGCGTTTTAAGTTGCTGACTTAGCTGTTCAAGTTCATTTTTTAAGCCCTGATGGCGATAGCCGGTGACGCTATGCCGGACCTGATTGAGGCTCTGTTGGCTGACAGCTATCAGTTCCTGTAGCTCATTGCGTGCTGCCGTGGTGTCTCCTTTGCTTAATAGTTTCTCAGCCAGCTCGGCTTTGAGCGCAATGCTGGATAAAGAGTGACCGAGCAAGTCGTGCAAATCACGGGCAATGCGTTCACGTTCCAGCTGCTGTCCCAGGTTCTTTATTTCATGGGCGGACTTTTCGTCGCGGCGCTGAGCAGACTGTCGGTGACGCTCAGCTACGCCAATGGCAAAAATGCCCGGAAGCAAAATGCCGGAGAAGTAGAAAAACTCAATAGCGTCGACACTCAGAGTTCTCGCCAGCAACAGGATCCAAAGAATCTGCAGTGCACATAACGGAAGTGCTACGCGGAATCTGAAGGCAAAACCGGTGAAAAAAGCAGTATAAGCAAAAAGTGCGACGGACCCGTAGTTAATCGGGGTAATCAGGCTGGCCAGGATCCAGATACATAGCGCGGGCAGCCAGACTTTGTGTTGAGGGGCCCGGAAAGCCCAGAAGTAGCAGGGCAGAAAAAGGACTAAGACAACACCAATAGCGAGTAGCTGCAAACTGCTGTAGTCGACAAAAAATACAGGCAGCAAATAAAACAGCAGGTTAAACAGATAGACCCAGCTAAATTTCAATTCTGACTGTCGGGTTGCATTGGAAATCAGCATGACGTTGCCTTAGTTAAGCTATAGATTGACAGGACTACTGCTGAGCCAGCATATACTGGGCCCAGCCATAATCAGGGTTCACCTGTAATGCCTGCTGCCAGTGTTGCCGCGCTGCATCGGTATTACCCTCTTGCAGCTGAAACATGCCCAGCCAGGTATAGGCTTCAGCATGGCCCCAGCAAATATTACTACAGGGTTGTTCGAATAACCGCACCGCCTCTTGCATATGACGTTTTGCTTTTTTGGCATCACCACCAAAAGCAGGGGGTGTGTAGAATGCCGACATTCCCTGTACCAATTTGACCCGGGGATTATCGGCTGCCAATTCTTCCGCCTGGGTCAGGTGCCGCTCTACTTTCTTACCCAGAGTGGCTAAGTCAGACGATGACTCCACCCCGATTTGCATGCCATAAACAGCAGCTAACAAAGCGTGGCGTTCGGCATCCGGCTGCTCCTGAAGCTGTTCCTGCAACAATACCGCCGCTTGTTTAAGTGCCTGCTTAGCCTGTTCCTGCTGGCCCATAATGCTGGACACCACCGCCAACCGATAATTGGCATAGGCCAGTGCATAGTCACTTTCGGCATCTTTGCTGTATTGCTGCAAAGACACTAAATCAATGCGATCTGAAGCCCGTTCAATATCTGACAAAGTATGAGCAAACCCCGTGCCTGAAAGGCATAACAAGGCTGCACTAATCATTAACGTTTTCATTTGATATCTCCTTTATACACGCCATTCGTGTGTAAAGAAGTAT is part of the Aliidiomarina minuta genome and encodes:
- a CDS encoding tetratricopeptide repeat protein; the encoded protein is MKTLMISAALLCLSGTGFAHTLSDIERASDRIDLVSLQQYSKDAESDYALAYANYRLAVVSSIMGQQEQAKQALKQAAVLLQEQLQEQPDAERHALLAAVYGMQIGVESSSDLATLGKKVERHLTQAEELAADNPRVKLVQGMSAFYTPPAFGGDAKKAKRHMQEAVRLFEQPCSNICWGHAEAYTWLGMFQLQEGNTDAARQHWQQALQVNPDYGWAQYMLAQQ
- a CDS encoding sensor histidine kinase, translated to MLISNATRQSELKFSWVYLFNLLFYLLPVFFVDYSSLQLLAIGVVLVLFLPCYFWAFRAPQHKVWLPALCIWILASLITPINYGSVALFAYTAFFTGFAFRFRVALPLCALQILWILLLARTLSVDAIEFFYFSGILLPGIFAIGVAERHRQSAQRRDEKSAHEIKNLGQQLERERIARDLHDLLGHSLSSIALKAELAEKLLSKGDTTAARNELQELIAVSQQSLNQVRHSVTGYRHQGLKNELEQLSQQLKTQGFNVTVQGPIPDFNPLAETALVMILIELTTNILRHSKGDQVRFEFCEDTQGHKIIICDNGSSIEFTPGNGLQGVQERIELLQGKLHINHGDAICITLQLPLTSTTKEHDA